The window GACGACGGTCCAGGTCGGCGCCCTTCCTCTCGGCGTAGCGGTCGAGATCGAGATCGTCGCCGCCCGCTAGGAACGCCGCGACTTCGCCCACCGTCGAACGTGCCATGAGGCAGATCATCGCCCTCCTCGCCCTCGCGCTCGTCGTCCCGGCGTGTACGAGCGGCGAGGAACCGCCGGCTCCCTCCCTCGCAACGACCGAGGCGGCCGCCCCTCACGAATGTGACGCCGAGCCCGGCTCGCCGACCGACCTATCTGTCGAGCCGGCCGACTGGGAGGCGTTCGGCGATCACCAGCGCTGGACGGACGGCTCGGGGTGCAAGGTGAGGCTCGACGTGATCTCCCACATCCACGGTGCGGCCCACTGTGACTGGGAGTCCGCCGAGTTCATCACGATCGGCCGCCCTCTCGGCGCCGCGACCGGGGTCTACACCGAGGAGACGATCAACCGTTACGTCTGGGATCCGGAGCATGTCCTGTTCGACGGACCGCTCGCCGACTCGATCGATCTCGCCGATCTCCCCCAGACGGCGATCGACACGGGATACCGGCAGGGCGGCTCTGTGATGTGGATCGACGAGTCGGATGAGTCGGTGCTCTTCGTGGTCCACGATGACTTCGCAGACGTGTGGCAGAGAGACCTGACCGCCGGCCTCTGCGACTGAGGCGTAGCCCGCACGCCCCCGGTCACCCCGGGATGGTGCCACCGCTAGCGTTCCGTGAACGACTTCGAAGGAGCAGGACGTTGGACCGCGACCAGATCTTCTCTGCCCTGGGCCTCGATACGCAACCCTCCGGCGTCTTCGGAGGAGCCTGGCTCGACCCGTCAGGCGAGCCGCTCGAGAGCGAGAACCCGGCAACAGGTGGCTCGATCGGCACCGTCCGGCAGGCCTCCGTCGCCGACTACGGCGTCGTCGTCTCGGCCGCCGAGGAGGCGTTCTTGGAGTGGAGGATGCTGCCGGCACCGAAGCGGGGCGACTACGTACGCCAGATTGGCAACGCCCTGCGCGATCACAAGGAGCCTCTCGGGGCGCTCGTCTCCATGGAGATGGGCAAGATCCGCGCCGAGGGCGAGGGCGAGGTCCAGGAGGCGATCGACATCGCCGACTTCGCCGTCGGCCTGTCCCGGCAGCTCTACGGGCTGACGATGGTGTCGGAGCGGCCGCGGCACCGGATGTACGAGCAGTGGCACCCCCTCGGTCCCATTGGGATCATCACCGCCTTCAACTTCCCGGTGGCGGTGTGGGCGTGGAATGCCTTCGTGGCCGCCGTGTGCGGTGACACGATGATCTGGAAGCCGTCGCCGGCGGTGCCGTTCACCTCGATCGCAACGACGAAGATCTGTGCCGAGGTGATGGCCGGGACCGGCTACGAGGGTGTCTTCAACCTCACGGTCGGCGGTATCGACGTCGGAGAGGCCATGGTCGGAGACAGTCGCCTGCCGCTGATCTCGGCGACCGGCTCCGTGCGGATGGGCGCCACGGTAGGCGCCAAGGTGGCCGGGAGGCTCGGGCGCTCGATCCTCGAGCTCGGCGGCAACAACGCCATCATCGTGATGGACGACGCCGACCTCGACCTGGCCGTTCGCGCCTCCCTGTTCGCTGCCGCGGGAACCGCCGGGCAGCGCTGCACGAGCCTTCGCCGCCTCATCGTCCATCAGGCGATCTCCGATGTCCTGGCGGAGCGCCTGGTGGAGGCGTATGCGCAGATCCCCATCGGGGATCCCCTCGACGGCGGCACGCTCATGGGGCCGCTCATCAATGGAGACGCCGTCACCAACACGAAGGCCGCCCTCGACATCGCCCTCGAGCAGGGAGGCGTCCTTCTGTACGGCGGTGCCCCGGTCGACCGACCGGGCCACTTCTTCGAGCCGACACTCGTCAAGATCCCGGCATCGGCTGCGATCGTCCAGGAGGAGACGTTCGGGCCGATCATGTGGATGATCGAGGTGGACAGCCTCGACGAGGCGATCTCCGTGCAGAATGGCGTGCGACAGGGCCTCTCCTCGGCGATCTTCACCGACTCGCTCCGCAACGCCGAGCGGTTCCTCTCGGCCGAGGGCTCGGATTGCGGCATCGCCAACGTGAACATCGGGACGTCCGGCGCCGAGATCGGCGGCGCCTTCGGAGGCGAGAAGGAGACCGGTGGCGGCCGCGAGGCCGGCTCGGATTCGTGGAAGGCCTACATGCGCCGCCAGACGGTCACGATCAACTGGAGCTCGGAGCTGCCGCTCGCCCAGGGCATCGAGTTCGGCTGAGGCCCCCGGTCGAGGCCACCCTCAGACCGAGTAGCTCTCGTTCCACTTGAGGGGGACGAACTCGATGCCGGCGTTGGCGAGCACGCCTCCGGCGATCCCGTAGAGGAACTCCTGGCCGAGGGGGCTCATGAAGAAGTCGTGGATCGGGATCACCTGGCGTGGTCCGAGCCTCTTGGCGAAGGCAACCGATTGCGTCGTCGATCCCCAGGGAGCCAGCAGGGGCAAGGCGAGGACCGGGGCGGTCTTCGTCAGCGAGTAGCTGTCGCCGGGATGGGTGACGACGTTGCCGATGGTGTAGCTGCGATTGGGCACGGTCGACCCGTTCGGCAAAGGCTCGTGGAGGGCGTCCTCGGCCGTCACGTAGCCGGGCAGGTCGTCCGTCACTGCCGGTATGTCGTGCTCGGCGAGGAGTCCGGCGACCGCCGTGTTGGCGTACACCACGACGTCGGGAGAACGGTCACGCAGCCACTTCACGAACCCGGGGTTGACGTGGTCGCGATGCTCGTGCGTGATGAGCACCCGGTCGACCTGGCCGATCGAGGCCAGGTCGACCTCGCCGGACTCGAACGTGAAGAATCCCGGATCGGTGAGCGTCACCCCGTCGTCGCTGGTGATGAGGAGACACGAGTCCGTGAGGCGTCTGATCGTGGTCATGTTCCGAAGATAGCGATCGAGATGTGCCGGACGCCCCGGGCGGGTACCGTCGGCCAACCACGACGAGGAGGTGCGATGGAGTCACGGGACGTGCTCGCCGATGCCTACAACCGGATCAGGGAACTGGTGCATGTCGCCGCATACGCGATCGGTGCAGAGGATCTGGCATACCGTCCGGAGCCGGGGGCGAACTCGATCGCATGGCTCGTGTGGCACCTCACCCGCATCCAGGACGACCACGTCTCAGAGATCGCCGGGCTCGAGCAGGCATGGGTGGGGGAGGGGTGGGCGCCACGCCTCGGCATGGACCCGGACCCGGCCAGAACCGGGCAGGGAGACGGTCCGAACGAAGTCGCCGCGATCAGCCCCAAGACCCCGAACGACCTGCTCGCCTACCACGACGCCGTCGCCGATCGGACGAGGCGCTACCTGGCGACCGTCGACGAGGACGAGCTCGACAGGATCATCGACACTGCCTACGACCCGCCAGTGTCGGTGGGCGTCCGCCTCGTCAGCGTGATCAGCGACAACATCCAGCACGCCGGCCAGGCCCGCTACTTGCGGGGGATCGTCGATCGGCTGAGGTGAGCCGGGCCCCAGGTCGTCCCCCGGACGCGAGTCGGACCCGGGAGCGGGGTGCTCATCCGGGCCCGATGCTGAGCTCAGCGACCGCGGTTGCGACGCCGGCGTTCTGCTGCGCGGCGATCCTCCCGCAGCTTCTGCTGTACCAGGGCAACCGCCACGATGGGGTGCACGTTCATCATGTTTCACCTCGTTTCACACTTCAGCCGTAATAGGTGTAGCCGATTACGACCCTTGCAGATTATCACGAGGTGTGTAATAGGTCAAGCCGATGAAGACGGTTACACCGTGAACGATAGTTCAGGCGGTCACTGCCATGGAGTCCACACGTGCCGGGCGATGTCGAGAGCGACCTCGGGCGTCCGGCAGGCCACGTCGACGACGTCCGTCGACCCGGTGGGCCACAGCAGATGCTCCTCGCCGGCTGCCGAGTAGGAGAGCCCCTCGACCGGATCGCCGCCGACCGCGTAGTCGAAGGCGACCACCACCGCCTCGTGGCCGAGGGCGCTTCGGATCGCCGCCTCGGCGTCACCGTGAGTTCCGGTGACGGTGCAGCGGCCGCCGTCGGGGTGCGCCAGCTCGACACGGATGCGCGACGCCTCGTAGAAGTCGTCAGTCCCGCTGCTCCCGGTCACGGCGATGAGCTCCCAGCCCGCCGGGATGTCGAGAATGCTCGTGTTCATGGCGAGGCGGCGCGGCCCCGACTCGAGCACCGCCGGATCGAGGCGGTACAAGCCCTCGGCCGTCCATGCGTAGAGGTGCTCGCCCGTCGAGATCGTCATCTGGGGTGCGTCGAACGACGGGGCGGTGATCGGGAGCCACGATTCGGACCCCGTGCTCCAGAGGGCATAGCCGGCGCAATGCTCGACGACGGGACGGCCGTTCACCGCGTGCGCCCGCGGCTGGCACTCGTAGAAGCGGAGCGGCACCGGGGGGTAGGCGGTCCACGCCCTGGTGTCGGGGTCGAACCCTGCGGCGCGCATCTCGTAGTCGGCGGCGAAGACCTCGGTACCGGTCCAGACGCCCGACGTCGCCAGCGGCGTGAGGCTGCTCACGGAGGGAATCCACTCGTCGGCGGCGGCGTCGTAGGAGGGGCCGTTCGGGACGACCACCGCCAGCCCGTCGGCCCAGACGGCACGCGATCTCTCGTGAAACTCCGCGGGAGGAGCGGCGATCGGTCGTACCGAGCCGCTCTCGGGATCGACGGCGAGGCGGGCGTCGACGTCGATGATCTCGCTCCCCGTCCACACCGCCCTGGTCACGTGCGACGGCTGCAGGGGCCAGTCCTCGATCGTGCGCCAGGCGTTCGTCGACGGCTGCCACGCATG is drawn from Acidimicrobiia bacterium and contains these coding sequences:
- a CDS encoding aldehyde dehydrogenase family protein; its protein translation is MDRDQIFSALGLDTQPSGVFGGAWLDPSGEPLESENPATGGSIGTVRQASVADYGVVVSAAEEAFLEWRMLPAPKRGDYVRQIGNALRDHKEPLGALVSMEMGKIRAEGEGEVQEAIDIADFAVGLSRQLYGLTMVSERPRHRMYEQWHPLGPIGIITAFNFPVAVWAWNAFVAAVCGDTMIWKPSPAVPFTSIATTKICAEVMAGTGYEGVFNLTVGGIDVGEAMVGDSRLPLISATGSVRMGATVGAKVAGRLGRSILELGGNNAIIVMDDADLDLAVRASLFAAAGTAGQRCTSLRRLIVHQAISDVLAERLVEAYAQIPIGDPLDGGTLMGPLINGDAVTNTKAALDIALEQGGVLLYGGAPVDRPGHFFEPTLVKIPASAAIVQEETFGPIMWMIEVDSLDEAISVQNGVRQGLSSAIFTDSLRNAERFLSAEGSDCGIANVNIGTSGAEIGGAFGGEKETGGGREAGSDSWKAYMRRQTVTINWSSELPLAQGIEFG
- a CDS encoding MBL fold metallo-hydrolase — encoded protein: MTTIRRLTDSCLLITSDDGVTLTDPGFFTFESGEVDLASIGQVDRVLITHEHRDHVNPGFVKWLRDRSPDVVVYANTAVAGLLAEHDIPAVTDDLPGYVTAEDALHEPLPNGSTVPNRSYTIGNVVTHPGDSYSLTKTAPVLALPLLAPWGSTTQSVAFAKRLGPRQVIPIHDFFMSPLGQEFLYGIAGGVLANAGIEFVPLKWNESYSV
- a CDS encoding DUF664 domain-containing protein, which gives rise to MESRDVLADAYNRIRELVHVAAYAIGAEDLAYRPEPGANSIAWLVWHLTRIQDDHVSEIAGLEQAWVGEGWAPRLGMDPDPARTGQGDGPNEVAAISPKTPNDLLAYHDAVADRTRRYLATVDEDELDRIIDTAYDPPVSVGVRLVSVISDNIQHAGQARYLRGIVDRLR